The region GAAGACTTGTACCAACATCACCTTCAACTACTGCTAGTGAAAGCATAGGGTTAGAAGACGATATGCTTAGGTATGCCCCATCACTTGCTAGAATAATAGCACTTGTGGGTATTGATAATGAAGGAAAGCCTATGATTAAGATGCCAAACATTCCTCCACCACCAGATACACAAGTTTATTTAGCTCATATAGAGATCTTGTCCATGCTATTCAGCAGTAGGAAGGAAGGTTCGATAAAGATAGGGCATCTGCTTACAGAACCTAGGGTCGAGATTTATGTTGATCTAAATGCTTTAGCAAAACATCTATTTATAACAGGTACAACAGGTTCTGGTAAGAGTAATACTGTAGCTATTTTAGCTGATCGTATGGCATCTTATGGAGGGACAGTAATAATATACGATGTTCATGGTGAATATGGCTCACTTATGCCATCATCAAACATAGATATAGTAAATATTGAATACAAAATAAATCCTCTTGAAGTTCCACCAAAAGTTTTAGCAAGAATGATAGTACCTGAAGGTGGAGCAACTGTTCAGAGAATGCTTGTCTCTAAAGCAATGGCGGAAGCTCAGAAGCTATTTAAAGAACTTATAAAAGACCATGGTATATCGGATAAAGCTATAGAGAGCATCTATTCAAATGCATCATTATCTAAACAAGAATTAAGCGAACTTCTTGAGTCATTAGAGACCGAAGCTGGAGAAATAGATACTGAAACAAAGCTCATCTATTTGTTCAGATACGTAGTTAAAAACTTCATAGAAAAGAAATATGTCAGATCTAGAGATAAAGAACTATATAGAGAATCTTCATTAAAGGCTAGTTCAAAAGTTGATGAATTTTTCGAAAACGCAGCTTTAAGTCTCAAAACACAACAAATATCTAACCTTATAGCTCCTTCAAGGATTATTGTATTAAATGTGTCTCTTCTTAGCGATGATCAGAAAGATTACGTACTAAAGATAGTTCTCGATGAACTTCTATGGCTATCTAAACACAACTACTTTATTGGAAAACCCTGTCCTATTGTTGTATTCATTGAGGAAGCCCATATATTTCTATCAGCATCTAGACCAACGGCATCTAGATACTCTATAGAGAGGATAGCAAGAGAAGGTAGAAAATTTGGATTAATTCTAGGCCTGATCTCGCAAAGACCTAGAAATATAGATTTGAATACATTAAGCCAGATACAGAATTTTGTATTTATGAAGCTTGTTCAAGAAGCAGATCAACAGTCTATCATGAATGCTTCTGACTTGCTTACTGAAGATCTGGCTAGATCGTTAACCTCTATGGCTACAGGTGAAGCTCTTATTATAGGTGAATGGATTGGGCGGTTTCCTGTTTTCGTTAAAATAGATAAACACGAAGGTAAGAAAGTAGGTACATCTCTAGATATAGCATCTATATGGAGAAACAATATGAGGTTGCGGTATACAAGAGAAGAGAACTCATCGATGTTGAAAGAAGCTGAAAAAGAATTCTATGAGATCTTTAGCTAGTATGTTTAAATGCTGTACGAATATATGTATCTAAGGGCTGAAAATGTTTGCACTACATGTGAGTGATACTCATCTAGGTGCTGTTCCTAATGGTCTTCTCTCTAGAGCAAGAGATGTCTACGAAGTCTTTAAGGAGACTATAGATATAGCATTAAAAGAACGTGTAGACATTTATATTCATGCTGGAGATTTCTTTAACACATCTACCCCTCCACCAGAAGCTTATGTTGTTGCATATAGAGGATTAAAGAAGCTAAAAGATAGAGGTATAAAGATTGTAGCTATTGCTGGTCAACATGATATTCCTAAAAAGTATGCGGTATCTCCTTTAGCGATTCTAAGAGATGTAAGTGTTGTTGATGTAATTGCTATAGACAGTATTGTTAATGAAGAGATGGATATAGGTAACAAGAAGCTGATACTATATTGTGTGCCATATACATTCAAGAACAAAATACCATCAGTAATACCATCTCGTGAAGGCAAAGCTATTCTAATGGCACATCTACTTCTTAAAGATGTAGGGATACCTAGTCCTGAAGCAGATATATCTCTAGATATGGTTCCCTTAGGTTTTCACTATATAGCTCTAGGTGATTACCATATAAGAACAGTATTTAGACATAGAGATGGAGCTCCTGCTGTTTATCCTGGGGCTACAGAAGTTCATAGACTTAGTGAACATGGCGAAAAATATGTTGCGTTAGTTGATTTAAGTAAGAATGATGTTGCTGTAAACTTTATAGAGCTTCAAAATGTTAGACCATGGATAATTATTCAATGTGATGATGTAGCTAGATGTGTCAATAACATTTTGGAAAACGCTAAGACTATTTTGTCAAAGGGTAAGAAGAAACCTCTAGCCTATATACTGATAGAGAAGATAAAGACAGAGATATTGAGCAATTACTTAGACGATATGGTTTCTAAAGGCTCTATAGAGTACTATATACTATCGTCATCCGAACAAAAGAATGGGGAAGAGATTAAAGCTTATGATCATAGCTATCTAGAGCAGTTAGAACATATAGATGTATTGAAAATATTGGTGAGTATACTGGGAGAAGAATCTGTAGCTAGACATCTTCTAGACCTCATAGAGAATCCAGATAAACAGTTAGCTGAACAATTTGTGAATTTCTTGAGGAATAACGAAAGTATTGTTAAAGAACTTGAAGCAAAGATCAAGAAATCATCTATACAAGAAATGGCAAAATCTTCTCAAACCTTTATAACAAATAATGGTGGTAAGTCTTTAAGGAAACTGCTCAAGTAGTTGAAGGTGTTAAACAAAATGAGTAATATAGTTGTTATCAAGGCTATAAAATTAAATAATGTTTTATCTCATGAACAGACATATATAGAGTTTCCACTAGGTTTAACAGCTCTTGTAGGTCCTAATGGTGCAGGTAAAAGCTCTATAATTGATGCTGCTATATATGCTTTATTTATAAATCCCCAAAACATAAGAGGTTTTAGGGGTTCAAGTAAAAAGAGTTTTCTAAGAATTGGAAGCTCTAGTGGATATATAGAAGTTGAGTTAAGCATAGGGGGAAAGAAATATGTTGTCTATAGGGGTATAAGTTTGTCTAAAGGTGATGAAGCTGTTCTCTATGAGGTTATAGAAAATGAGAAGAAGAAGGTTTTGGCGGTAGGTGTTCAAACTGTTCTAGATTATGTAAGAAAGCTTTTATCGATTCCTTCAACTGAATCTATTAGGTACACAATAATTTCACGTCAAAATGAGATAGCGAGACTCATAGAGGAAGCACCTTCTACACGAAAAGAGCTCGTATTAAAACTTTTAGGATTGAACGAGCTTGAAAAAGCCAAAGAGGTTTTAAAGCCCTACTTAGAATTGGTGAAAAGCGATATAAAGTTTTACGATAGCTATAAACTAGAATTGAATGAAATTAGGGAGAAGGTTAAAGCGTTATCTCGTAGTATAGAGGCAGATAGAGTTGAGTTTGCGAGATTAGAGAATGAACAGAAGATACTTAGTGAAGAGATAAAGAGATATGAGAAACTCATAGAGTTAGTGAAACTTTATGATAAGCTTTCTAAAGCTATAGGGATTGTTAAAGAGCTTAAAGAAGTAGAGTCAGCTTTGTCTCTATGTAGAGAAATTCTTAGTTTAGATATAGAGAACTTCATTTCTATTACGAATGTACTAAGGGATCGGAAAAGAGATCTTGATGAAGCTCTAGAAAAGCTGAAGACCATAGAGAACGAGATAAATATTGTTCTAAAGAACCTAGAACTAGAGCTAGAGATTCAGGTTCCTTCTTCAGTAGATACTAAAGGAGTTATAGAGTATCTTGATGAACTATCTAAGCAAATATATTTAGATAGAAGCGTTAAGCAAGCTGAATTCAATATAGCTAAGAATTCTGTAGAGATAATCGGTAGAAGCGCTAATTGTCCTCTATGTGGAAGAGAACTTAGTGATAATCTTAAAGAGAGACTTCTTTCTGAGGCCAAGAACCGTATAGATTCGATTTTGAAAGAATTGGATGAATTAGATAAGAGGTACAACAAGGTTAAACTGTATATAGATAACGTAAAGAAGCTTGAGAAAGGTAGGCTAGAGATTCAGGTAAGGATTGAAAACAATAGAAAGATTATTGAAGAATATATGAATAAGTATAGAGAGATAAAGAATAGTATAGAGACTGTGATCAGTAAACTAAAATCAAGCAACTTCTTTACTAAATGTCTAGATAACAGCAACATAATAAATGTTGTTAGATGTATTCACAGATTAGCGATAGAGACTATGAAGATATATGAAGAAAAGAAACATATGTTGAGGAAACTATTTGAAGAAGAGATAACAATAGATGAGGTTTCAAAGAAATATACAGAGGTTAAGAACAGTATAGCTGAACTTGGTTTTGATATCAATAAAATCAATATAAATGAAATTGAAGCTAGATACAAAGAGTGTCTGAATAAATTTAATGAAGTAAGCATGAGAATGGGTCAAATAAAAGGAAGAATTGAAAGTTATTTAAAGATGCAGGAGGAGTTCAGCAAAAAAGAAAGAGAAATTGAAGAAAAGCTCAATCAGCTTAAGAAAAGTATCGAAATATATCCTGTTCTAGACTTCATGGTGAATAAGCTTTTAGGTAAAGATGGGCTTCTAGCAAAGATGTTAACACAAGAATCAAGAAGACTAATAGAGAGATACACCAACGCTATTCTGAAGGAGTTGGACATGAGCTTCAGAATCCGTATCGATGAGGAATTCGATATTAGTGTACATACACCTTTTGGTGAACTTGATATCAGAAGCCTTAGTGGTGGTGAAATAGTGGCGCTTGCAATAGCGCTTAGAATAGCTCTAGCCTATACAGTTTTTGGCAGACTTCCAGGATTCTTCATACTCGATGAACCTACACAATTTCTAGATAGAGATAGACGTAGATCGGTATTTGAGATAATAAAGAAGCTTTCGGAAAGAGTTCCACAGGTTATAGTGATTACACATGATGTAGAGGTAGAAGAATTAGCGGATAAGGTAGTCTATGTCTCTAAGGAAGGGGGAAGATCTATAGTTAGAGAAATAAGTGAACTTGAAAAAATTACTGAAACGGTATAACACTAATAGGTATAATATCAGTATTACTCTACCACAGGTCCTATAACTTCCTTACCTACAAGCTTGTTTATACGCTCAACTTCTTTATCTACATATTTCTGTATAACATTGATATCTTCGTCTGTTAGATGAGCAAATCTACCTTGCGCCCTTAAGTAGTGTTTCACATGTTTCCTTTTAGGCACAGGAACAGTTACTCTAAATACTTCATTATTCTCTAGCTCCCAATTTATCCACATAGCTGTTTCTGTTGCAAGTCGAGAAATCTTGATTCCATACCTTGGATCGAATCTCCAGCCTGTTGTACAAGGCTGAATGACATGTATGAATGAAGGTCCATCAACAAGTAGACCTTTTCTAAATTTATTAGCCATATCTATATAGTAAGCAGGATTAGCTGTAGCTACATAAGGTACTCTATGAGCTGCAACAATCTCAGCTATAGGTTTCTTTGTCTGTAGCTTACCCTTTACAACTTTCCCGATAGGGGTTGTTGTTGTCCAAGCCATTATCGGTGTAGCACCACTTCTCTGTATACCTGTGTTCATGTATGCTTCGTTATCGTATAGAACATACATAACTCTATGACCTCTTTCAAGCATACCGCTAAGAGCTTGGAACCCTATATCAACAGTACCTCCATCTCCACCTATTGCAATCACATTTATTCTTCTGCTAGGATCTATCACACCCTTCTTTTGTAGAGATTTTATAGCCGCTTCTATGCCGCTAGCTACAGCTGCAGCATTCTCAAATGCTACATGTATCCATGGTACACGCCATGATGTATATGGATAAAGTGTTGTTGAAACCTCTAAGCAACCTGTAGGCGTTACAACAATTGTATTGGGTCCAGCAACCTTAAGCAGTATACGTACTATAGGCCCTACAAGACATCCAGCACAAAGGCCGTGGCCAGGTGCGAAATATTCTTCTCTTGGTAGATCAAAGAGAGATTTGTAGATAGGTATAGATGGAGAGCTCATTCCCTAACACCCCAATAAATTGATTCAGTTAGCCTTACACCTTTCTCGATCAGTTTAGATGCATGATAGTATATGTTGATTATATCGAGTTCCGTGACAGATCTCTGACCTATTCCAACTATGTAGTTGTATAAATCAACATCTATAGATCTAAGTCTTAGAGTTGTTAGGATCTCCATAGCCATAGGTCCCTCTAGAGCGCCACCAAATGAGATAGCTCTATCTAGAACGATAAGATGTTTGACGTTCTTAACACTATCAACCAGTTCTTTATGTGGGAATGGTCTAAATACTCTTATCTTTATTCCGCCTACTTTTGCTCCTTTCTCTCTAAGTATATCAACAACTTCTCTAACAGTTCCATAGAGTCCTCCGTAGGTAACTATGGCAGTTTCTGCATCATCTATTCTGTAAGTTTCTACAAATCCATAGCTTCTTCCGAATCTTTTATCAAATTCTTCATCAGCTTTCCTTAAAACCTCGTAGGCATTCCTCATAGCTACAACTTGTTGGTATTTGAATTCGTAGTACCAATTAGGATCAGCTATAGCACCAAAGGTTATTGGGTTCTCGGGATCTAATCTAGGTCTACTATAGTTCTTCGGTATATACTCTAGTATTGGAGCTCTATCCTTAGCTACGTTTACTGGCTCATATGTATGGCTCATTATGAAGCCATCGTATACAACCATAGCTGGTAACAGAACTTCGGGATTTTCAGCAACTTTATATGCCTGTATAATGCTGTCATAAACTTCTTGTGCTGTTGATGCTATCATTGTTATCCATGAGGAATCTCTTGTAGCAAACATATCGCTATAGTCACACCATATATTTATTGGCGCAGATAAAGCTCTAGCAGCTATAGCCATAACTATAGGCAGCCTCATACCTGAAGCAATGTAGAGCATCTCGTGCATAAGCTCTAAACCTTGAGAACTCGTAGCTGTAAACGTTCTTGCACCGGTTGCTGAAGCACCTATACATGCACTTAAGGCCGAGTGTTCACTCTCGACATGAATCATTTCCGCGTTAAGTTCACCGTTAGCAATGAACTCAGCCACCTTCTCTACAACCGGTGTTTGAGGAGTTATAGGATAAGCTGCAACTACATCTACATCAGCATCTTTTGCAGCATATGCTGCAGCATAATTGGACGTTAATGGGATTCTTTCCCACATATCCATCTACTTCACCTCTTCAACAAAATCTATAGCTTTAACGGGACATTCTTCTACACACAATCCACATCCTTTACAGAAATTGTAGTCTACCTCTAGACTAAACTTCCATTCCTTACCTGTAGCCGTTCTGTAGGGTTTATCCATAATGTTTATAGCTGGTTCTGGACACGCAATCCAGCATATCAAGCATCTTATACATTTATCATGATTTATGATGGGTCTGAAAATCCTCCAATCTCCTGTGGGTCTCTTAACGAAATTCCCAGGCTCTAGAATCATTCCTCCAATACTCATCGATTTCCATCCGGATAAACGTTTTTCTCCGCTCATGATACCTCAACCTCTTTATATGCTCTCCTAACAGCCTCAATATTAGCTTCAGCAACTTTAGGTCTAAATGATTCCTTAATTACCTCTTCAACATAAGTGATATCGACAATAGGCACAACCTTTATTAGTGCACCAATCATAGCCATATTAACGAAAGGATTCTTCAGAATATCGAGAGCTATCTGAGTTGCATTTACACGAGCTATCTTTAGATCTTCTCTACCTATGTAGGTTTTTAATTCGCTTAAACTCTTCTTTGTATTGATGATCAATGTTCCATACTGTTTAATACCCTCAAGATACAGTGACTTATTTAGCGATGGATCGAGAACAACAACAACATTGGGGTAAAGAATAGGAGACCTCGTGTGTATAGGTTCGTCAGAAACTCTCGTATATGCTCTTACTGGAGCACCTCTACGTTCAGCACCAAACTCTGGATAAGCTTGAGCATACTTACCTTGGTATACAGCAGCTTCAGCTGTTACAACTGATGCTGTTACAGCTCCTTGGCCTCCCCGTCCATGCCATCTTATTTCTGTTCGCGTCATACAAATGGCACCACAAACCTTTAATGGGTAAAGATATAAAAATGTTTATGATTACAACCACGTGATTTAAACAAATTAATAAGAGTGATCATCATGAATAGCGAAATAAAACAACTAATTCAAGCTCTATGGACTATTTTACCTGCTTATACAGCTAACGGAGCCCCAATTATAGCTACTAAAATCACAGAGATATTCGGGTTCAAGAAGCATCCAATAGATGGAGGTAGAATGTTTATTGATGGTAGAAGGATGTTTGGTGATAATAAAACGTGGGAAGGGTTTATTGCAGGAATAATTGTGGGAGTTTTGACGAGTATTATCCAAACGTTCTTTGAAGCTTCTGTATCCTTATATTCCTACTCTATTAGGGGTATAGCTCTAGGTTTCGGAGCCATGGTCGGTGATCTCCTAGGAGCATTTATTAAGAGAAGACTTGGATTAAAACCTGGAGCTCCTCTACCACTGATTGATCAATTATCCTTTCTTCTTGTAGCTATAGCTATTTCCCTAAAGTTTATAAATATTACCTTTAAGCAGTTCATATACGTAGCAGTAACCACAATTGTTCTTCATATAACTACCAACTATCTAGCCTACAAACTGGGCTTAAAGAATGTACCTTGGTGATTCTAAAATTCATCAATTACTCCATAGTTAAGTAATGAGAGAACACCAATGATAGAATTCGTCACTACGGTATTCATTAGTAGTGATACATTGTAGTTATATATATGAGGTTAGGATTTTGTTGTTCTTCTTATCTCACTGTGTTTAAATCAGTAGTAATAGAGTTCAATAAATGTTTCAGTCAACTACTTGTAGTACTCGAAAAGTATATTTTAATGTAGATCACTCCATAGAGAGGGAGTTAAATGAAACTAAAGATAGTTTTACAAATCATTACAGGTTTGCTGATTACATGGATTATTGTTGAGAGGATAGGATACGATGTAGCCATGAGTATGTGTTTTCTTACACCGCTTCTTGGGTTAGTTCATGAAGCACTTCACTACATCTATATAAAAATGTTTAAAGTTAACCATAGGTTCATGTTTAAGGGTATGTATATAGGGTTCCGTGTTACAGTAGATAATGTTGATCAGTTAATGGCTGTAGCATTAGCTCCACAGGTTATCACCCTATCTCTGATGATAACCTATGTTTGTTCTACAAACAATTATGCTATTGCACTTGCGCTATACCATATAACCCTATCTCTAGAGGACATATTTGTGATTGTGAAATATTTGCCATGCTATTTCTCATAACTCTTGCATATCTTTGCACAATCTATTTCAGCTCTATGAATACATAGACATACTGTAGACCCATTTACAGAGTATACAAAGATCTTGCCGCCTCTAATATTCTCGATAGTAATTATTCCCCTATGTTCTTTCTCTACATACTTCTGTATATAAGACTCAAAGAGATCTAGAGCACAGTCATTTGCTTCACAATCTAAAAAATCATAGATATTGCAAGACACATCATAAACAAGGTCTTTATAGATAAGTGTAGCCTTAAATATGGGTGCTTCAGGTTCAGGAATATTCTTCAAATTTTATCCCAATTAATTATGTACTGTATAGAGGTATTAAAATTTCTGTGAAGGAGGTATGAATACTTTAAATGAATATCCATATATGTTGTAGTTAATTGTTCACAGTCTTTTCTAATATAGTGTTTAAAATTCGAAAAACAGATAAATTTATTAACTCTTTAATATAGTCTATAGACTAAGAGTTAGAGTTGAGGTATAGATCATGAGCGGAGAAATACTAATCGAAAAAAGGAGAAGAAGAAAAAGAAAATTGAATATCGAGGGAAACAAGGTTATATTTAGAAAAAGACTTGAACATAGTTTTGAATTACCGCCCGATATAGCGGAATGGGTCAAAAAACACGTAGATGTGATAGATTGGCTTGTATTTGATAGTCAGGTAGCATCAGCATTAAGACATCCTCATAGTGTTAGAACATTGATATATCTTCTATATGCAAGAGCTAATGATATACCAATAGCACAGATGGCTAAGAAAATAGATATTGCTCACGAACAGCTCTACAGATTAGAAAGACTTCTATCTAAAGTGGGTCTAAAAGATCAAGTGTATTCGACGCTAAAGAAGGGCTAGCATCATATGAATAACATGGGATACCACTAATGTATTCTTATCTACTGTTTGATTTCAATTCAATTTTTATAAAAATCTAACCAGCAACTGATATTTTCAACGATCTGCTGAACTCGGAAGCTATATAGACCTAGAGCATACAGTTTATTGTTTACGGGTACCACATGTTTGTATATTTCATGTTGTAGACTAGAGGCATTGGATCTCTTGAATCCTTGTTGCATTATGTACAGAGACCTGATTCTCTTATGTAGACTGGTTCAGTATAAAAATTATTCCTCAGTTAAAGGAATTATCATCATTCTTCAGAGAGGTGAAGCTTCATCACATATCTATAACTTACAGTATATCTATAGTATCATGATTTTATCTACAGTCTAAATTTTTATTCTTTTTACCTACAACAGTTGATCTAAGTTGTGAGGCTTTTATGCAAAATGTATATATTTCCTGATCAATCTTGGATTATTGGAATAGTATCATGATTTATCATTCCTTAGGATCCTAGATATCATCTAAATCCAGGTTAATATTAATGCACTATTATTCCTTCCTGAATTTTGGTGTCAAAACAAATACAATGTTACTGGATTATCTTAGTGATGGGTATTTATAGCTACAAAAGGGTTGCGTAATTTTGTTTCACATCAATCATACGGTTTTTACAGCTCCATGAACTATACTTCTCATTGACAGTTCTTGATAAAGTTTGTAGTACTTGGATTTAGATGGATCTATGTCTAGCGCTGAAAGATCGTTTAAGAGTTTCTGTGAAAAGATCGATATATTTATACAGGGTTCAGCACATAGAACATTGGGTTTAATGCTATCCGCTATAAGCTTGACTATGAGGGCTACAGCTACTTGATCATTGTAAGTCATATCAGTATCTCTAATCTCTTCGGTGAGTAGCTCTATTATTTGTTTAAGCGTTGGATCGGTTATACGATCTATATTATCTCTTAGAGATACCAGAATAAGAACTAGATATTCTTTCGTATTTATGTTGGTAGGCGGTAATATATCAACATCGTTTAAGCATAGGTTATAGTCGTGCTTAAGAGCCTCATCAATATTCTTTGTAACAGTAGCTATGTCTATTACGTCTCTAATCATGTTGAATGCCTTTATTGTGTCCAGGAGTATGGGCTCTAGAACACTACATCTTCTTGCAGCAAGCGATATATCCATACCGTATCGCATTGGAATAAGGTCCAGCATTTTCTTAAGTATATCTACAGCTGCTTGATCGCCTTCTGTAAGGAATTTCGCAAGCCTTTTCTGTATATACACTATATCTCCATAACTAAAAACACCTTGTTTAATTCTATTGATGCTCCACAAAGTTACTGCCAAAACTAATGCAACTCTAGGTCTCGTAATTAGATCTATTTTAGATACTACATCGTTCTTCAATATGTTTTGAATACGATAACACTTCTGAAGCTTTAGCAATCCTTCAACATACTTCTCGTAACTACTCATCTAAACCACACTACCAGTAAGGAAACTAGGTTTGTTAGGTAAAAAATCAAAATGATTTATCTGAATTACCAGAATTTTCTACACTATCGTTCAACAACAATCAATGTCGTTGTACTTTTTATGTGGGGAAACCTTCTTATCTTAGCTATAACGGTATTCCTCAATGTATCAAAAGTATTTGATTCAACAATGGCAACAACGTCATATATACCGTAGACAATATGCACCTCCTTGACCTCGGGAATTTCGGATAGAGCTTTTGAGACTTCTTCTTCAGCACCGACGTCTGTGTTTATCAGGATTATAGCTTTAGGCATCTCTATCCCAATAACTATTACTCAATATAGCTATAAAAGTATTTATGATTTTTAAGTAACGAATATTCTATAGAAATTCGATGCAAGGTGAAGGTTGTGGAAGAGGTGGATAGTTATTCAAAAGAACACGCTGTTAGGGTATGTAGAGAAAAATGTGTGGAAGTTAGTGTCTACGTAGAAGAGCTAGACCTTTGTGTAAAAGAATGTGTGAGAAGCATAGTAGGTGGTAAACATTCTAACTGAGAGAATAAACTTAGCAGTAGATATAGGTTTCAATATGTATGTATTTGGTGGAGGTTCTCCATGTATTGTGCTGATGTCGGGTGGAACTAAATCAGATGGATGTGGTATAGCTACGTTACGGAAACTTGTCAAGGAGCTTAAGGATTTATCTGTGCAAGGGACGATAAAGATTATTCCACAGGTTAACGAATATTCATCGGTATTCGATATAAATAAGTGTTTAAAGAATAGAGTAAAAATTAGTTCACCTTTGTGTAGATTAATTGATAGAGTCCTAGAAATAATAGCGAATCAATGCATGGTAATAGAGATAGTATGCAGACCTGGTTTCATTCCATATATAGTTGTTTCACCATATAAACCTCTAGATGATGAACTACAAAGATTAGTTAAATCTATACCTATAGATATTGTAGTTAAATACGAACTGAAAAGTTTAGGATTTAAGCTGGCTGAAAATAATTGCAAAGCTATAACAATAGTTGGTAGAGGTGGTAAAACCTTTGACTTAAATGATGTAGAGCATTTGTATGATGTCTTGTTAAACGCTCTTACGAATCTGGGATTCATGAAGAGGAAAACTAGATCGAAATCTGTTGAGCAGAAGATTTTTAGCTCCTATAATCTTATCAAATGCACAAGTAGAGGATTATTCATACCGATGGTACATGCCGGATCTAACATCGAAAGCGGATCAACCATAGGTACGCTTGATGATATAGAGATAAAAGCTCAACATGATGGAGTAGCCCTATACGTTTCTAGACCAAAATTATGCGATATGAACGAAACTGTTTGCGTTATCGTATCACAAGCTTGATGTAGAGCTATTCACCCATTATTGTTACATATATCGTCCTATTCGTTCTAGGTCCATCCATCTCTAAAATGAATATGTTTTGCCAGGTTCCCCGCACAAGTTCTCCATTAATTACAGGGAAAAGTCTGTGAGGCGAA is a window of Ignisphaera sp. DNA encoding:
- a CDS encoding 4Fe-4S binding protein codes for the protein MSGEKRLSGWKSMSIGGMILEPGNFVKRPTGDWRIFRPIINHDKCIRCLICWIACPEPAINIMDKPYRTATGKEWKFSLEVDYNFCKGCGLCVEECPVKAIDFVEEVK
- a CDS encoding 2-oxoacid:acceptor oxidoreductase family protein, translating into MTRTEIRWHGRGGQGAVTASVVTAEAAVYQGKYAQAYPEFGAERRGAPVRAYTRVSDEPIHTRSPILYPNVVVVLDPSLNKSLYLEGIKQYGTLIINTKKSLSELKTYIGREDLKIARVNATQIALDILKNPFVNMAMIGALIKVVPIVDITYVEEVIKESFRPKVAEANIEAVRRAYKEVEVS
- a CDS encoding CDP-2,3-bis-(O-geranylgeranyl)-sn-glycerol synthase; translated protein: MNSEIKQLIQALWTILPAYTANGAPIIATKITEIFGFKKHPIDGGRMFIDGRRMFGDNKTWEGFIAGIIVGVLTSIIQTFFEASVSLYSYSIRGIALGFGAMVGDLLGAFIKRRLGLKPGAPLPLIDQLSFLLVAIAISLKFINITFKQFIYVAVTTIVLHITTNYLAYKLGLKNVPW
- a CDS encoding metalloprotease family protein, which encodes MKLKIVLQIITGLLITWIIVERIGYDVAMSMCFLTPLLGLVHEALHYIYIKMFKVNHRFMFKGMYIGFRVTVDNVDQLMAVALAPQVITLSLMITYVCSTNNYAIALALYHITLSLEDIFVIVKYLPCYFS
- a CDS encoding Lrp/AsnC ligand binding domain-containing protein; amino-acid sequence: MPKAIILINTDVGAEEEVSKALSEIPEVKEVHIVYGIYDVVAIVESNTFDTLRNTVIAKIRRFPHIKSTTTLIVVER